From Girardinichthys multiradiatus isolate DD_20200921_A chromosome 13, DD_fGirMul_XY1, whole genome shotgun sequence:
TCTAATCATGAACCTGGCCAGAAATGTGCTGATTTTCTTAGAAACtggataaagaaaataaatactaaTAGTTTTCAAAAAAACCACTATGCTAATACCTCAATATTAGATTAAAAACACAATGTTTCTTCGTGCTGATGTCAATAAAGGATTCTTTAGCTGACttttaaagcttaaaaaaacagtttgggtCCTTTAAAGTGTGGTTGCTGAGGTATTTATTAATAGTGAGTATCATATGTCCATCGCACCTACGTCAGACAGCAGTCATGTGATTTTAcgttaaagaaaaacagaatgtCTTATAGGAATCAAGCTAATTTTAAGCTACCAAGCTAACAAACTATAACAAACTACAGAAActcaaaatatttattgtagTTTGAGTAAATGatgtattatatatttttacactTAATCCTTATTGCGAGACAACTTTTCTATCAAACAATAATTGTGCTATGCTAATTTaatgctgtcaaacaaactgctCCTACTCGGTGCAGTCGCACTTATTTATAGCCTTATCTTCCCAGGAAAAGATAAGTATATGAATGAAATTATCCTTGTCTTTACAGTCTATAGTTGATGTTTTAGGATTATAAACCAGGGGTGTCTGTGAGTTAACATTGAGCACCCACAATGCATGTAGCTAGCATAGCAAAAtacacactttttagattaaGAAAACAATGAGAAAGAAGCTCTCTcgtgcaaaaatgtttttttttttttgggggtttttttttgtggcatatACACCAATAAGGCATAATGTTATGACCACAGATAGCTGAAATGAATAACACTGATTATCTCTTCATCGTGGGGGTTGCTAGCGGTGGGATATATTAGGCAGCTGGGGAACATTTTGTCCACAAAGTTGATAGATGGAAAAAATGACAAGCACAGCAAACTCAGTGAGTTTAAAGAGGAATTTGTGAAACTACAGCTATTGTGGGGTGTCCCCAGTCTGCACTGGTTAATATCTATCAAAAGTGGtccaaaaaaaagaagagtgaTGAACTGGTAACAGGGTTACGTATGAACAATTCTCATCACTGCATGCTGGGAGCAAGCGCTTTTGGGTCCTTCAGGTTATGGAAGTTGCTACTAAAATCATGCTAGCAAGGCTCTCCTATGAGGTCACTGTTTTCAGGGGATCATCTGGGTCAGTGACGCCTTCTTACTCTCTAAGGTGGCTTTCCATTTGAAGTATTGGCGCAGCATCTAGCTTTCAAATCCATTCTCCTGTATCTGTTGACAGGATGCCACCCTGCTCCACGCTCCATTTGAAGAGGTTGCTGCTTAGGTGCAACAGCCTCTAACTCTAACAATTCATGGTTCATGCttttctttcatcttcatcGGCCCTGAATGTAGGTGCCATGATATTTCTTTGGCAGATGGCTATAAGCTGTGTTCAAATTGCGGCATACAACACCTCCACTTCCTTGTTCTGCAACCAGGACCACTGAACCTGGGCCTGATTTCAAGGCCTTCCTCCCTAGTTTTGAGTGGTCCTGCAGCACTATGTGGCGGCAACCGAAATGTGGGCTTTGCAGAGACTGAGGTGGCATGCGGGTTGAAGGCATAATAAAGCCTCCTTGGCTGCTCTTCAGTCATGAGGTTCCGTTGAATTTGGCTCTCAACAGGACCGGCCTTGGCAGGAGACGAAGCTGACCATCTTGACTGCCTCAGCAGGAACAGAACCTTCCTCTATCTTTAATCTCCTCAAACTGTCACACACGTCACTCTTTCTGGATAATAAGCTGCACTAATACAGCCAAAAGAACCCCAAAGCTCCACTAAAACCATTTCACTGTACCCTGCACTCCTCTCTTTAAAAAACGACAGTAAAAATTGAGCCGAGCAGCAGAAAATTACCTGTCTGAAAGCTTCTCCGTCTTTCTTGCCGGCCTGCTGAGCAATGAGCATCAGCTTCTTGTTCTTCTCGtttcttttatgtattttatagaCACAGGAGAGCAGACACACCAACAGCATGAAGGCGAGCAGGCCCACCATGGACAGGATAGCGACAGCCAGAGGGGGCAGCTTGTAGGCTGAAAATAAGAGATATGAGAAAACATAATGAGTCTTCTGCTCTCTCCTCAAATTACAAATAAGCACAAGATAAAGCGCCCTGTGTTTAACTGGACCGTGATCTCTTAATGTCATAACTTAACAAAGCCGCAGTTAAGTTTACTGTCTTCTATTCGTTAGTCTTTGCTGTCCTCCAATTCATTCTTTAGGACACGATACAAATGTAGCAAGACAGTTGAGGTAGTTCTGAGGTCACAAATCTGAGTTTATTCAATTTGCATGTAGAACAGGAAGGTGACATCTGATCAAGAGGTCATCTGAGACGCATGTAGAGATGCATTTTAATGAAAGGCCCCAGATTCAGTTGCATCAGTTGCAAGATTGATTTAGGCATTTTATAAGGAGCTGTTGGTATTTAAAGAGGAGCCACAGTGGTCAGGTAGCACCTGGGAGCTACAGACAGAGATATCTTTGCAAATGCCTCTGCTAAATATACAGCATATAAATGGAGGTCAGCCCTAAGGCAGAGGAAACTCCGAATGGGTAAGATGAAGAAGAGTTATCTAACAGATGTGAGACTAatgttatgatttttttccattttaatcaaTACAACATAACCTCTGTAGCCATATTGTAATCTGTGATATTTATGGGTGTGTTGTCCTTAAATCCAGAAGAATATACCTAATAATGACGGACACTGTGACACACCAGCAGGGTTACAGTTACTGACAAATAGAAGGTACGCACCGAGACAGAGGggtagaaataaaagaaatctgtgCTGCAAAGTCATGTGACAAACTGCTGTGATTGTGATATAAAATCAGATAGATTACAGAGTCTCCATTTCCATGTCAGGCCTGAAAACAAGCTGTAGTTCAGTCCTAAAATCTCCTGATCCTTTTCTGTGATGAAAAGGAACTGGGATCAAGATCCAGCAGATAGGAACTGGGTCACAGGCATGCACCTATTTATATACATGCTCCATTAGGGAAGGATCCCCCATGTCGACCTCAGTATTACTCAGGGAGTCCGTACAAGTGTTGTGACTCCATCAGGATGCTGCGTCAGGAGGGGGAAGCCATGGAGACGCAGGATGTCACTGATATTCTCCTGATGCTTTCATCATCGTGGCGTTTTGTATTAATTCTgtattcattcttgtgtttggTTCTAAGTTTTTATCGGTCAGTGTATTTGACAGCATACCAAGTTTATAAGAGCCATCAGTTTCTTAACCATTAATAACAGAAGAAtttaatgtggaaaaagtaaagtgtcttatttttaattaggccaagtagaaaaaaaaatttctgaagcaaaaagcatttttatccTTTGACCTGAACAGTCATTCAGGTTTGTGGTTATAAGATCTGTCTTACTGCAAGAGAGTAGTAAGGGGaatggtggcctagtggttagaacaggttagaacaggaggtttgagTTCCGGAgtggacacaaggggccaggttcgttTCCCACATTCCCACTCTGGGTCcttgagcaagacccttagccccagaatgctccccgggtgtcgcacaatggcagcccactgctccctaagggatgggttaaatgcagaggacaaatttcgttgtaatgtacatgtgcaatgaccaataaagatggtttaatttaatttttaatttaagcaGCTGAAGCTCTCAGATCCACCCATCATCATCTAAGACTCTTGTTAAAGTCAAGTAAATGACACCTACTGTATGTATGAACTAATATAACATGATGTGTGTTAAATGTCTTTATTACCTTCCACGTCTAGGTAAACGTGAGCCACAGAGAAGCCAGCCAGGTCTGTCACCTTGAAGACACCCTTATCGGTCACATGTATCGCCTTCATGACGAGCTCCGAACCCTCCACAGTAAGCCGTCCCTCCAGCTGAGGGTCCAGCGGAGTTACCAGAACGCCCTGGTTCACTATGACTTGGTCCTGGTTGTCCTGTTTGGACCTGTAGATGACGTTGAGGTTGGAGTAGTGCAGGAAGAGCTTCATCCTCAGGTTCTCTCCGTAGGATAAATGCACAAATCTCAGGTGATCTGGAAGAGCAAAGATAAACATAAATGGATGAGTTTGCTGGAGATTTTAGTCAACTGAATAAAAGATTTACTCAAACACACTAAAGGTGAGATCTGCTCACCAAACAACAAGATAATGGATGCAAAACAATGCACACAATAGAGTTTTGTCAACATTCTCCCTAATGGAGAAGTCAGGACAGGTTAAATGAAAGATATAATGTCTAACTTTTTGTCTCACCCTCCATCACATCTGAGTTGGTTTGCTCCAACTCGTGCTTCACAGTGGGATTTAGAAATTAAACTTGATTTATGTTAATGTGATCTCTTCCATCAGACGAACAGGCAAGTGCTGAACCCCTCACTCacaataaatcagataaaatacgGCAGAAAACTGCGCTGTGTCATATTCAGGCTGCTCAGAGCTACCAGTCTGCAGCATTGTCTTAAATACATGCTGTGGTCATACATTCGGTTTTTGTTGCAATGAAGCTCTCCATCACTGACATTAACAGCATCCTGGTGAGAATTTTCAAATTAAACCTGCCTGTATACTGATTATTAATagcagaaacaacaaaaactgataaaaaaaagaaaaaaggtttaaatgggGATCAAAATCTGGATCTCCTACCATAAAGGTTAATTTTTTATCCCACTGAGAAATCATGGAACCACATATATTAGTTTGAGTCTGTATCTTTTAAACAGAGTTTCTGAATCTGTAGCTTCTGAATCCTAGAAGAAACATGGCTATACTATCTAAGGCTAAggttgaaataattattttttaaacatatctCCACTCATGCATCTAATCCAACACATGAGACACAACGTATTTTAATGCACTTAATATTTTGGACAAATGATCAGGACTGAAGACTGTTCTCCTCCTTGCTAGGCTGCAGGACAGGACTAATCAGTGTTTGGAGCATCTCCTCAGTCTTCTAAGGAAGAAGCAGAAACATAATTTAGAGCTTTTATATGTACAAACATTTACTGATCAACATAAAATGTCCTATATTCACCCAAgcctttttaatcttttgaagATAAGTATTAGTTTAGGTGATATTGATTCAGATTGGTTCAATATTATTCTTAAAAATTCCTCCAAGAAGGCGCAGCGCCCATGGTGCTGGGGGTTAAGCGTGTGATCCACGTACAGAAGCTTTAGTCCTCAACACTGTGATCTTAGGTTCGAGTCCTGGCCCCTGTGACATTTGCTGCTTatcttcccctctctccaccaccatttcctgtCTACATACTTTCAAAAACTACTGGAAAAATAGAGGCCAGTAGTGGCGTAAAAGAAATCTTCACAAAAATTAAGGTTAGACAGTTGTATttgataaattagaatatacgTTCCAATAAGTTAGGATTAAGATACACACCGGGTTTCCAAAGTTTAACACTTTAAATTAGATATTCATCTAAAGCTTCTGATGCGACCTAGCTCAGACATCTCCTCACCTCTGACATTCAGACATCTCCTGATCTTGGTGTGACCATCTCGGTCCAGAACGGTGAAGCTTCCTTCATCCGTCATCCTGACCGAGTGCAGTATCACCTGCTTCTCCGACACGCTGAGGCGGCCCACGTAGTCTTCTCCCAACACCGTGGTCTTGTTGTAGAGGACCACAGTTGGATGCTCAGAGGTGTGCAGGACAACCGTCTGATTGACTCTGACCAGACTGGGCCTTAAAACAGGAAATCACAGCTGGTGGATATTTAAATTAGCACACAGACCAGTCATCGTAAATATTTCTCAGCCTGATTGGCGATGGCTGTTCTTACAGTTACTATTTATATCCCTTAAACCTTTTTGTCCTTTGtcaccttttatttacaacacaaAATAGCTCAAAGTAGTTTAAAATagtagttaaaaataaaaataaaaacctttgtgCATTTGTATAAGACCCTAttcactctgatacccctaaatgaaGTCCCGTAAAATAATTGTCTTCACAAGCCACCaagaaaaaaccaaacaatccCAAATCATGACACTAGCCTCCATAAAAccatgacaagaagaaagccaccaGAAGCCATTTCTGCAGTTTGctgcaagccatgtaggggcACAGCAAAAAGAGGTTGTTTTATTCAGATAAGactaaaactgaacattttggctTTGATGCAAAAATATGTGAACGGGGGGAGCTAACATCCTGAGCATTGGCAtaatgaaatatggtggtggcagcatcatgatgtggggatccATTTCTTTAGCAGAGAAACAAAGCAGGTCAGTGTTGATGGGAAGCTGGATGGAGCTAGGTACAGGATGATCTTGGAAGAAACCAGttagaagctgcagaagacttgagactggggcagaggttcaccttccaacaggacagctAACCAAaacctacagccagagctgcaatggaatggtttacactagttacaatggcctagtcaaagtaaaaattaaatgtaattaagaacatgtggcaagacttgaacattgatgttcacaaatgctctgcatctaatctgactgagcttgagctgttttgcaacaaACAATGGGCAGACTGTCTCCACTGGATGTGCGAAGCTGGTACAGCAAAAACGGGTTCTACACACTATGCCTCAAATGCATTAAATACGAACGCACACAACACATTTTAGATGTTTATATGTAGAAAACAACTTGTCTTTTTATAGCGTACCTGAACGCCAGTGTGATGGGACCTTGGATGTGGTCCAGATGGATGATGTACGTTTCTCCATATTTTACCATCTTCTCCAAGGCGCACTCTGATAGTCAGCACAAGAGgattaaagataaaaacatatttattgtcAAAAAGGGCAAAAAATTTGTAGGATTGTGCTGAAGGTCAGCTGAACTAAAGGTTTGTTACTAAATATATTCTTCAAATCTCCAGCACTTGACTAAAACTACCGTACCCATATGTTTTTAACGTTTCTGTTAAAatccaacaaaatattttttagaaaatcGTTTTTTTATACTAGATAAAGTTGATAGTTACGTctaacttttcttttctttgtaattCAGTGGATcatattatttataatttatttaataatttaataattaaacttttctggATGCTGTTTGCATCCACAGGTGGGGTTGAAGGAGGGTTCAGACATCATTAACTTGAATAATAGTCTTCTATAGTCTAACAGATGGGAGCTGATTCCTATAAGAGAAAGTTATTTTTACCAATTATCCATAGTAAAGAAACACCTCTTTTATAACTAAGACGTTTTAGCATGAACTGTGAAGAGTTTGGTAGCAGAAAAGTCAGCCTGATCCAGGAAGGGCTCAAATTTGAGAAACAACTGTGAGTTCATGTGTTTGTGTAGGTTTCGGCAAAGCTGCTCTTACATAATTTTCGATCATGCAGAAAATATCAAATGTAGCCAATTTACCAACTGAAACTGCATATCTGTGTAATAATTTAGTTTCTAATGAGTATAACACCAATAGAAAAGGTCCAGttctttggaggagctgcagaatcTCAGCTTTCTCCCTCTGAGCAGGAAGCTTACCCCTCACAGTGAGGATGAGGTGTTTGGCCATGCTGGAGTTGCTGCTGCTTCTGATGATGTACAGGCCTTCATCCTCCTCCTGCACATCCTTCAGCACCAGGTAGTCCTGAGAGATCAGCTTGGTCTTGTTCTGGTTCATCACCTGGCCCGCCCGAACTAGAGGCACCTCGTAGGACGTgttggtcctgggtttgaaCACCACGTCTGAGTCGGTCCAGGACGAGACTTCAATATGGACGTCCTCGCCAAAGAAGGCCGTCCTGCTTTCCTCTTTGACTGGTACAAACAGGAAGCTGTTAACTTtctaaaagtttgttttattcatacattATCATCCAAACAAGTCATTTTACCTTTGGAAGATGCTGACACAACTGtgcaagaaaagaaagaaaaaagaaaatcagctcTTTGTTCTGAAGACCAAACGACATCCAtattaaacatgaaaatatttgaaatgtaaatgctGTCTAAAAATAGGCTGATTACAGTGTTTCTTAACAAAAGTAAACAAGAGGAAATGAAATAGATCACAACATCATTTAGCTTTGTTGGTGAGTTTTTAACGTAAATCCTTAAGTATGGTTTTGAAGGAAGTGTGTTTGCGAAATTCATTTATCTAAACTTGGTCCCAAATGACTGGTTCTTTTTGTGCTTACCGGTGCAGAACACGGCGCTAAGTACTGCAGCTTCGATAGCTTTCATCTTGCTCTGCCTCTCTctgcaaaacacaaagaaaacaaataaagacttCTTTAGCATCAATATTACTCCAAATAGACCTTCAGAAAACAACAACTCTATTTCATGAGATGAGAGTGATTTGGTTAAATTTAAAGACCGTCAATGCAGCAGTAGCAGACATGCACGTTGCTGTGAAACAggaccatgaattctgctctctaccagtaACTCCTGACGGAGAATGTCCAGCTTATGCGATTAAGCTCCAGAGTACCTGGGTTTGAATCTgaatgactaaaataaaaaactcaagGTTTTTgagtggcctaatcaaagtctggTCATAAATCTGACTTTGATGCTGTAAAATGATGCGATTAATGAGGTCATTCATGTTTAAAGCCCCTCCAATTTGGCTGAATTGAAACAAAGCTGCAGAGCAGAGTGAGCCAAAACTCCTTCATAGTTTAGGTTTAGGGGGTAATTATTTTTCACATAGGGTCTGATtggtttggatagatttttTCCCTTCATAAAATGAATTATCATAtgctttctgtatttattcaggttatctttgtctgacattaaaatttACATGATCCTGAAAGATTTAGTTGTGACAAATAAGCAAGAACAGAAACAGATCTGTATGGGAGgaaatacttttcacagcactgccTACAACTGGCAGATTTAGCTCTGCACCACTGACCGTTTGATGATGCCAAGACCTTTTGGCAACAAAATCTATAGCTTCAGTCAACTCAGAATACATTATTAAAGCAGAGCTGATTAAAAGTCCTGAGCGTGGAGATGAGGTGAACTGCAGGGCTTTCTGTCTCCTGCAGAGAGACTACATAATCCACTCACATCACATTACTGCATGTTGTCAAAATGGAGTAAATTAATCcagcagaaataaagaaatttaGAGAAAAAATTTTAAGAAGAAtcaatttaaatgcaaaaaacaatctATGTGAGGATGGATGTGGAGCAGCAGGCATAAAGACATTCACTGCAAAACCTACACCCTGATGCTGTGCTCAATATCTAAGTTAAAATCTGAGTAATTAATTCTCATATAAAAGGGGTTTTAAATTTTCTGTGGATATAACTAAAGTAATGTTTTTCACATGGAAAAGAGTTGATGACAAAATCaagttaaacaatttaaatttcttAGGTTGTGGTTTGATGAAAGAGTGACATGTGGTGTACACATTAAGAAAATAATAGATAAATGTAGGAAGGTATTAAATATAATGAGGTGTTTAGCTGGAACTGCGTGGGGATTTAATAGAAATTCATTGAAAGCTATTTATACTGGATTAATTAGGTCAGTCTTGGATCATAGTTGCATAGTTTATAATTCAGCAGCAGATACAAATCTCCAAAAGTTAAATTATATCCAATATCAGGGTTTAAGAATATGTACAAgtgcttttaaaacatcttcaatAGCAGCATTACAGATCGAAATGGGAGAAATACCTCTTAAATTTAGAAGGGACTAGTTATCTTTGAACTATGGGTCAAATTTACATTTGTAGGACAAAGATTTGATCATCCAACATTAAAAGTGCTTACAACAGgttgggaaaaggaaaaaaaaattaaagctttGGATGGATAATAAATTGTAAAGCTAATGAAATTCATTTAGATAAATTAGATATAGGTCAGAGAGTTCCATTACCTACAGTCCCACCTTAGTTACTTCCTGATGCTGAAGTAGATTCGTCATTATTAGAacacatataatttttttattatgaataaatatactGTACAAGAATACATAAACCAGTATTATAAATATGTACATATTTACACTGcctgtctccagactctgtcacgtctgtcacatgtgctcagtgttaacctgcttttatctgtgaagagcacagggcgccagtgatgaatttgccaatcctgttgttctctggcaaatgccaagcgtcctgcatggtgttgggctgtgagcacaacgcCCATTTGTGGaagtcaggccctcataccatcctcatggagtcggtttctaaccgtttgtgcagacacatgcacatttgtgtcgtgctggaggtcattctgtagggctctggcagtgctcctcctgttcctccttgcacaaaggtggaggtagcggtcctgctgctgggttgttgccctcctgcggcctcctccacgtctcctggtgtactggcctgtcttctggtagcgcctccaggctctggacactatgctgacagacacagcaaaccttcttgccacagctcgcattgatgtgccaacctggatgagctgcactacctgagccacttgtgtgggttgtagagtccgtctcatgctaccatgagtgtgaaagcaccaccaacattcaaaagtgaccaaaacatcagccagaaagcataggtactgagaagtggtctgtggtccccacctgcagaaccactacgttattgagtgtgtcttgctaatcaccaaagatttccccctgttgtcttttccatttgcacaacagctgtgaaattgattgtcaatcagtgttgcttcctaagtggacagtttgatttcacagaagtttgatttactttgaGTTCTATTATGTTGTTTAAGggttacctttattttttttttagcaatgtatatactgatgcatcaaaaaatATAGCAAATAGGATAGGAATAGCTTTCATTGTAGGacaatttaatattaaagtaggaaaaagggTAAGTGATGGAGTATCGGTTTATACAGGAGAAATCCTTGCTTTACTTTTAGCAGTTCAGTTGGTGGAAGAGGTTAGCCCATTAAAATCAATCATTTGCTCAGACTCTAGTTCATCATTGGCCAGTTTGCAACATATCCAGTCAGATGGACTAGATACTCGTACTCGTcctcttccgctttatccgggaacCGGGTCacggggcagcagattcagcagagacgcccagatgtccctctccccagacacctcctccagctcctccggggggagcccgaggcgttgtcaggccagccaagagacatagtccctccagtgtgtcctgggccatcccctgggtctcctcccggtgggacgtgcctggaacacctcccgaggaaggcatcgaggaggcatccgatatagatgcccgaagccacctcaactggctccactCGATGTGTAGGAGCAATGGCTCTACTCCGTGCACCTCTCGGATGGCCGAgcccctcaccctatctctaagggagtgcccggccaccctacggaggaatctcatttcagccgcttgtatccaggatctcgatcatgacccaaagttcatggccataggtgagtgtaggaacgtagaccgaccagtaaatcgagagcttcgcttttcggctcagctctctcttcaccacaacggaccagcacagtgcccccattactgcggcagccgcaccgatccgtctgtcgatctcccgctgcattcttccctcactcgtgaacaagaccccgagatacttgaactcctccacttgatgcaggaactcccctccaacctgaagagggcaagccacccttttccggacgagaaccatggcctcggacttggaggagctgatcttcatcccagccacttcacacgtGGCTCCAAACCGCCCcaacgcatgctgtaggtcttggctacagggggccagcaggaccacatcatccgcaaaaagaagaaacgaaatccactggtccccaaaccagaccccctccggcccttggctgcgcctagaaatcctgtccatagaagttatgaacaggaccggtgacaaagggcagccctgccggagtacaacatgcaccaggaacaggtccaacttagtgccagcaatggaccaaactcctgctccgcttgtacagagaccggatggcccctaataaagggcccccaattccatactcctggagcaccccccacagggcaccacgagggacacagtcgaatgccttctccaggtccacaaaacacaggtggaccggttgggcaaactcccatgaactctcgagtaccctgtagagggtatagagctggtccagtgttccacgccGGAACAAATACCACACTGCTCCCGCtaaagccgaggttcgactatctgcCGGTCTTTCCTCtgcaataccctggcatagcccttaccaaggaggctgagaagtgtgatccccctttagttggaacacactctctggtcccccttcttatgaaaccccagtctgccagtccaaaggcactgtccctgaccgccatgCAATTTTGAAGAGgcgtcaaccatgacagccctacaacatccagagacttgaggtactcagggcggatctcatccacccctgaagccctgccactgcggagctttttaaccacctcagtgacttcagcctgagtgatgaaagagtccaaccccgagtccccagcctctgtttccaccagggaatgcgtgatggcatgattgaggagatcctcgaagttctccttccaccacccgataatgtccccagtcgaggtcagcagcctcccacccccactgtaaacagtgttggcgaagcactgcttcctcctcctgaggcgccggacggtttgccagaatcgcttcgaggccaactggtagtccttctccatggcctcaccgaactcctcccaggcccgagtttttgcctctgccacagcacgGGCCGCGGCACGATTGGCCTCACGGtccccgtcagccgcctcaggagtcccacaagccaaccacagccgataggactccttcttcagcttgacagcgtcccttactggcggtgtccaccaccgggttcggggattgccgccgcgacaggcaccgcagaccttacgggcagcagcatcgacaatggatgcggagaacatggtccactcggactctatttctccaacatcccccggaatctggtcaaagctctcccggaggtgggagttgaatacatccctggccgaggcctctgccagacattcccagcagaccctcgcTATGcgtttgggcctgccaagtctgtccggctttctcctcttccagcggatccaactcaccgccagttggtgatcagtggacaactCAGCCACCCTTAGCAGATCAAATTCAGGGGAATAATTTATCATATGATGCCATTTTGAGTTGTTTGGATGACATCTTTCAAATGATCAGGACAATAATTGCTCCCCAGAATTTTAGCATTGACGATGCCACTGTGGATACCCTAAGAGCCATTGAGCACCGTGTCCCATGGAAAATTTAGAGCACAGCTCTCAAGACTTCAGTGCTGTCTGGCATAACCATCTGCtgttatgttttctgtgtcacccagcacactTCACTGCGGTCAAGTAAGCCGACAGTCACGCCAGCTGACATTAGCTCTCTGTTAAAGATTGGCTTTGCGCATGCAAGGTGCATTATGGTAATAAAGCAGACCAGACG
This genomic window contains:
- the LOC124879391 gene encoding uncharacterized protein LOC124879391 gives rise to the protein MKAIEAAVLSAVFCTVVSASSKVKEESRTAFFGEDVHIEVSSWTDSDVVFKPRTNTSYEVPLVRAGQVMNQNKTKLISQDYLVLKDVQEEDEGLYIIRSSSNSSMAKHLILTVRECALEKMVKYGETYIIHLDHIQGPITLAFRPSLVRVNQTVVLHTSEHPTVVLYNKTTVLGEDYVGRLSVSEKQVILHSVRMTDEGSFTVLDRDGHTKIRRCLNVRDHLRFVHLSYGENLRMKLFLHYSNLNVIYRSKQDNQDQVIVNQGVLVTPLDPQLEGRLTVEGSELVMKAIHVTDKGVFKVTDLAGFSVAHVYLDVEAYKLPPLAVAILSMVGLLAFMLLVCLLSCVYKIHKRNEKNKKLMLIAQQAGKKDGEAFRQVVHEAYSRFTEESLMQSVCEKPSEITEVTIKGLEVSKPGHYQNLLSDNFLEMSDSGVELTHSVLPLDSDTDTVMTYASHKPLLNAASPLAVTEGVYSNSLEATAALDGDLSAIRTPDSVMSASPASNPRSATAATPDGSMQGAVSPATASRGATESD